In Diabrotica undecimpunctata isolate CICGRU chromosome 4, icDiaUnde3, whole genome shotgun sequence, a single genomic region encodes these proteins:
- the LOC140438250 gene encoding uncharacterized protein, translating to MRRLSRWLQFVSRSGRCMLPFYFLSRITNFFISTTQIKDMSGNRFFRELEALEADEVFQLIEEIPSGEESEASEIDSDDDGREDEPPDDTNDESFVIEDDLQEIQNTAENEDTGTDIEIESSNQESSEDETGVNRKRKLTKKNTRHKYTKQR from the exons ATGCGGCGACTTTCTCGGTGGCTTCAGTTTGTTTCAAGGAGCGGTAGATGTATGTTACCTTTTTACTTTTTGTCACGCATAacgaatttttttatttcaactacgCAAATAAAAGATATGTCAG gAAACCGTTTCTTTAGAGAGCTTGAAGCTCTCGAAGCTGATGAGGTATTTCAACTTATTGAAGAGATACCATCCGGAGAAGAATCAGAAGCTTCCGAAATAGATTCAGATGATGATGGACGAGAGGATGAACCTCCCGATGATACCAATGATGAATCATTTGTTATTGAAGATGATcttcaagaaatacaaaatactGCGGAAAATGAAGACACTGGTACGGACATTGAAATAGAATCAAGTAATCAAGAATCAAGTGAAGACGAAACTGGAGTCAATAGGAaaagaaaactaacaaaaaaaaatacaagacacaaatacacaaaacaaaggtaa